The Methanothermobacter tenebrarum genome has a window encoding:
- the mpgS gene encoding mannosyl-3-phosphoglycerate synthase, whose amino-acid sequence MLVEAPKGVEDIGPIRVYYPQSIIKLESKSSSLSALNFPKESLKHILEDFSIIVPIKNENIRLFDSVIRSIPADCHIIVVSNSDKEKCEEEMKVVEDFHNIAGDPIIFAHQRDPSIGSILEDMGYTNILDNGIVRDGKGEGLIIGLLINKCLGRKYVGFVDADNYMPTSIYEYVLDFAVGIAMSKTPYSMVRLLWRYKPKAAGNRLHLEKWGRVSRITNKYMNLLLSSRLGHETKIIKTGNAGEHAMSMELAERLAYAPGYSFEPYQLIHMLESADGLNLKDGVEVFQIETLSSHMHENKGEEHVNDMILSSLSTIYHSRLSNKDIQEKIVKELKDKNILEDDKPPKNIIIPPIRDINAKHFINSVKRESDIFMELR is encoded by the coding sequence ATGCTTGTCGAGGCGCCTAAAGGCGTTGAAGACATAGGCCCTATTAGGGTATATTATCCACAGAGTATAATCAAATTAGAATCTAAGAGTTCAAGTTTATCTGCTCTTAATTTTCCAAAGGAGAGTCTTAAGCATATCCTCGAAGATTTCTCTATTATAGTACCTATCAAAAATGAAAATATAAGATTATTTGATAGTGTGATCCGTTCAATACCTGCTGATTGTCATATAATAGTGGTTTCAAATAGTGACAAAGAAAAATGCGAAGAAGAAATGAAAGTTGTGGAGGATTTCCACAACATAGCAGGGGATCCTATAATCTTCGCGCATCAAAGAGACCCTAGTATCGGGTCAATATTAGAAGATATGGGGTATACAAATATACTTGATAATGGGATAGTAAGGGATGGTAAAGGCGAAGGTCTAATCATCGGCCTTTTAATAAACAAATGCCTTGGAAGAAAATATGTTGGTTTTGTTGATGCTGACAATTATATGCCCACATCAATCTATGAGTATGTTCTAGATTTTGCAGTTGGAATAGCAATGTCAAAGACGCCCTATTCGATGGTTAGGCTATTATGGAGGTATAAACCGAAGGCTGCAGGTAATAGATTACATCTTGAAAAATGGGGTCGTGTCTCAAGGATTACGAACAAGTACATGAATTTACTTCTAAGCAGCCGATTAGGGCATGAAACTAAGATTATAAAGACTGGAAATGCAGGAGAGCATGCCATGAGCATGGAACTAGCCGAAAGATTAGCATATGCCCCTGGTTATTCCTTCGAACCCTACCAGTTGATCCACATGCTAGAATCCGCGGATGGCCTAAATCTTAAGGATGGGGTCGAAGTGTTCCAGATAGAAACTTTAAGCTCGCATATGCATGAAAACAAAGGCGAAGAACACGTCAATGATATGATACTCAGTTCATTATCCACTATATACCATAGTAGACTATCCAACAAGGACATACAAGAAAAAATAGTAAAAGAATTAAAAGACAAAAACATCCTAGAGGATGATAAACCACCAAAGAATATTATAATACCCCCAATCAGGGACATTAACGCCAAACATTTTATAAATTCTGTAAAGAGGGAATCTGATATTTTCATGGAATTGAGGTGA
- the serS gene encoding serine--tRNA ligase, protein MKFKLKGRIIFNKKVSPAMEEIEEFIEKANKDLLLRGSKEEKDASKITQWKIKDKEIQLTIISGRRVRAHDGLLRLKKPLTQLLGPKYHIGIRKMVVDDYTFNTKIPRDIPEEKLDEIKELPFVDTLKIEEDTLKIHFKPLDEKELRRHVIDRVVKQVQNLLEFEEDLTVKITKAKPGEIVAKSRPYKPLFSGDPTEEAIRRGWVKKFPGRGQWFYTPPITALHRALEELVIQKIVKPLKFQECLFPKLIPLPIMQKMRYLEGLPEGMYYCNAPRRDPETFEKFKKELIIKKEIPIDLLKEGLKNPGYVIAPAQCEPFYQFLSHEIVKKEDLPIKFYDRSGWTYRWEAGGAKGLDRVHEFQRIELVWLGTPEQTEKIRNKTVELSQKLSDELELEWYTEIGDDPFYLEGRKIEERGIEFPDIPKYEMRITLPGEEKGVAVISANVHGTHFIEGFSIKEAHGEKIWTGCTGIGLTRWVFGFLAQKGFETNNWPKPIKNRIKKVEIPPIVTWP, encoded by the coding sequence ATGGAAGATCAAGGACAAAGAAATCCAACTGACAATAATATCAGGTAGGAGGGTAAGAGCCCATGACGGACTCTTAAGACTCAAAAAGCCATTAACCCAACTACTAGGACCAAAATATCATATTGGGATCCGTAAAATGGTTGTTGACGATTACACTTTCAACACAAAAATACCCAGAGACATCCCAGAGGAAAAATTAGATGAGATCAAAGAATTACCCTTTGTAGACACTTTAAAAATCGAAGAAGACACGCTAAAAATCCATTTCAAACCATTAGATGAAAAAGAGCTTAGAAGACACGTTATTGACCGTGTGGTTAAACAAGTCCAAAATCTCTTGGAATTTGAAGAAGATTTAACAGTGAAGATTACAAAGGCAAAACCAGGGGAAATAGTGGCTAAAAGCAGACCATACAAACCATTATTCTCCGGAGACCCAACAGAGGAGGCTATAAGGCGTGGATGGGTTAAAAAATTCCCGGGAAGGGGGCAATGGTTCTACACACCACCCATCACAGCCCTACACAGGGCCCTCGAAGAACTTGTAATCCAAAAGATCGTCAAACCGCTAAAATTCCAAGAATGCCTATTCCCAAAACTCATACCACTACCCATAATGCAAAAAATGAGATACCTTGAAGGACTACCAGAGGGCATGTACTATTGCAACGCACCACGAAGAGACCCTGAAACTTTCGAAAAGTTCAAAAAGGAGCTCATAATAAAAAAAGAGATACCCATAGACTTGCTTAAGGAAGGATTAAAAAATCCGGGGTATGTTATCGCACCTGCACAATGCGAACCTTTCTACCAGTTCCTATCACATGAAATAGTAAAAAAAGAGGATTTGCCAATAAAATTCTATGACCGCAGCGGATGGACCTACCGATGGGAAGCCGGAGGCGCTAAAGGACTAGACAGAGTCCACGAATTCCAACGAATAGAACTAGTCTGGCTTGGAACACCAGAACAAACAGAAAAAATAAGAAACAAAACCGTTGAATTATCACAGAAACTATCAGATGAACTCGAACTAGAATGGTACACCGAAATAGGAGACGACCCATTCTACCTAGAAGGCCGGAAAATAGAAGAAAGGGGCATAGAATTCCCAGACATACCAAAATACGAAATGCGAATAACACTACCAGGAGAAGAAAAAGGAGTGGCTGTCATATCAGCTAATGTGCACGGAACACACTTCATAGAAGGATTCTCAATAAAAGAAGCCCATGGAGAGAAAATATGGACAGGATGCACAGGCATAGGCCTCACAAGATGGGTGTTCGGATTCCTAGCCCAAAAAGGCTTCGAAACCAATAACTGGCCCAAACCAATAAAAAACAGAATAAAAAAAGTCGAAATCCCACCCATAGTAACCTGGCCATAA
- a CDS encoding alpha-mannosidase, with translation MDEKYVIHLVPHTHYDAIWVFTKEDYFYINIDMILKAVIKIMEKSKDYKFLIEQTYLLEEIERRYPRLFDKIKKYIKEGRIEVADGEYLMADTMLPQEETLIREILIGKKYLKEKFNLDIEVMWQADSFGLNAQLPQIYRKCGYKYLAFRRGSPENKPSEFLWEGLDKTRILTHFMPLGYRAGLDFKKLEKNFHILKELAATNHILMPSGSGVTMPQPNTEKVVKKWNKTHKNSKMIISTSKDFFKKLEESAKNLPIRKGEMYSGRYSEVFPDVASSRIWIKKSLRKYENWLNTFERFSTIKFLIDNHYPEEIYECWKKLLFLAFHDVAPGTGVDEVYEEVKQNIKFLKQQLTTLTPKVLKAITSKGSQKEDIIVYNPFPWDSKDWVEVDLNFEESQIKSIGTLECEGEKIDIEILKETRHADGSIKSARIGFIAEAPPLGYRTYKILERGWRKGKNGIKVLDNTIRNRFFELSYSPKNGLIKVKMDGEEILKGNEIILEEEIGDLYNHKEGLKEVLKRESSSGIKYGAFKVKDIRIGGSDLRKVLEIKVDYYSLRWPYRLTKKWKPRIWRHKSLACTKKIIIYRDIPRIDFEIKLENKHPRTRIRVLFETPFTNPTYNSETQFGAITRKTDQYYFAAEDWKEKPSGTSPSLRWIAYEENGKGVALLNLGNPEHEIRDGNIYLTLLRSVDLLSTDGKAGPIIPVPDAMEFKEYTFKYSIYPYNGNWKESKVYKMGYEFNYGLIGLQLDNRAYKTSESFLEIRPDNIILTALKRSEERDHIIMRFYEAAGKNTKACLRFFKKPKSVEIVNMLEEKDEEFDKEIIMDGESIKLSMDPFEIVTLKLEF, from the coding sequence ATGGATGAAAAATATGTTATACACCTCGTCCCACATACACATTATGACGCAATATGGGTTTTCACAAAGGAAGACTACTTCTATATAAATATTGACATGATCCTCAAGGCCGTGATAAAAATCATGGAAAAATCCAAAGACTACAAATTTCTAATAGAACAAACATACCTCCTCGAAGAAATCGAGAGAAGATACCCTAGATTATTCGATAAAATAAAAAAGTACATCAAAGAAGGGAGGATCGAAGTAGCAGACGGCGAATACCTAATGGCAGACACCATGCTACCACAAGAAGAAACACTCATACGAGAAATACTCATAGGCAAAAAATATCTCAAAGAAAAATTCAACCTAGACATAGAAGTCATGTGGCAGGCCGACAGCTTCGGATTAAACGCCCAACTCCCCCAAATATACCGCAAATGCGGCTACAAGTACTTAGCCTTTAGAAGGGGCTCCCCAGAGAATAAACCATCAGAATTCCTATGGGAAGGACTTGACAAGACAAGAATACTAACACACTTCATGCCACTAGGCTACAGGGCGGGCCTAGATTTTAAAAAACTCGAAAAAAATTTCCATATCCTCAAAGAACTCGCAGCCACCAACCATATACTAATGCCATCAGGCAGCGGAGTTACAATGCCACAACCTAACACAGAAAAAGTTGTCAAAAAATGGAACAAAACACACAAAAACTCCAAGATGATAATATCAACATCCAAAGATTTCTTTAAAAAATTGGAAGAGTCCGCCAAAAACCTCCCAATCAGAAAAGGTGAAATGTACAGTGGCCGATACTCAGAAGTATTCCCAGATGTCGCATCAAGCAGAATCTGGATAAAAAAGAGCCTGCGAAAATACGAAAACTGGTTAAACACCTTCGAAAGATTCTCAACCATAAAATTCCTCATAGACAACCACTATCCGGAAGAAATCTATGAATGTTGGAAAAAACTCCTATTCTTAGCATTCCATGACGTGGCCCCGGGCACGGGAGTCGATGAAGTATACGAAGAAGTTAAACAGAATATAAAATTCCTCAAGCAACAACTCACCACACTCACACCCAAGGTTTTAAAGGCTATCACATCCAAAGGAAGCCAAAAAGAGGATATAATAGTCTATAATCCATTCCCTTGGGATTCCAAGGATTGGGTTGAAGTCGACTTAAATTTTGAAGAAAGCCAAATAAAAAGTATTGGCACCCTAGAATGTGAGGGGGAAAAAATAGACATTGAAATATTAAAGGAGACTAGACACGCTGACGGGTCGATAAAGTCTGCTAGGATAGGTTTCATAGCAGAGGCGCCCCCACTTGGTTACAGAACATATAAAATCCTCGAAAGGGGGTGGAGAAAGGGAAAAAATGGTATAAAAGTCCTTGATAATACCATCAGGAACAGATTCTTCGAATTATCATATTCGCCAAAGAATGGGTTGATCAAAGTTAAAATGGACGGGGAAGAAATCCTCAAAGGCAATGAAATAATACTCGAAGAAGAAATAGGAGACCTATACAATCACAAAGAAGGGCTGAAAGAAGTCTTGAAAAGAGAATCAAGCAGTGGAATAAAATATGGGGCCTTCAAGGTCAAAGACATCCGCATAGGAGGTTCAGATCTTAGAAAAGTATTAGAAATTAAAGTTGACTATTATTCACTAAGATGGCCTTACCGCCTAACAAAAAAGTGGAAACCTCGAATCTGGCGACACAAATCCCTAGCCTGCACCAAAAAAATAATAATCTACAGGGACATTCCCAGGATAGATTTCGAGATAAAATTAGAAAATAAGCATCCCAGGACCAGAATACGGGTACTCTTCGAAACACCCTTCACCAACCCCACCTACAATTCCGAAACACAATTCGGGGCCATCACAAGAAAAACAGACCAATACTACTTCGCAGCAGAGGATTGGAAGGAAAAACCTTCAGGAACGTCCCCCTCACTCAGATGGATAGCCTATGAAGAAAACGGGAAAGGAGTCGCGCTCTTAAACCTTGGCAACCCAGAACATGAAATAAGGGACGGGAACATATACCTCACACTATTAAGATCAGTAGACCTACTATCAACCGATGGAAAAGCAGGGCCCATAATACCAGTACCAGATGCTATGGAATTCAAAGAATACACATTCAAATACTCAATATACCCTTACAATGGTAACTGGAAAGAATCAAAAGTCTACAAGATGGGATACGAATTCAACTATGGACTAATCGGACTACAATTAGATAACAGAGCATATAAGACTAGTGAATCATTCCTGGAGATCAGACCAGACAATATCATACTCACAGCACTTAAAAGATCAGAGGAAAGGGATCATATAAT
- a CDS encoding mannosyl-3-phosphoglycerate phosphatase: MNNILYIIFTDLDNTLLNKEYSYSEAEKVLRELKEAEIPIIFCSAKTRREQEKIREKMGIYHPFIVEDGSAIYIPKGYFKETKGKPINNYEIIVLGTKLENIIKEIQKLQKKGYKIIGYQDMTPEEIAEITGLSIHDAKLAKNREFSETIIEYDEEGLEKLKRKFNVQIGGRFIHVFGKGADKGKAIKILTKFYKEEHEKIKTIGIGDSYTDEPLLKAVDIPALVKGYNGQWAQVNVKNLYYAKEAGPKGWAETMKKFIPKVK, from the coding sequence GTGAACAATATCTTATATATCATCTTCACAGACTTGGACAACACACTATTAAACAAGGAATATTCCTACAGCGAAGCCGAAAAAGTTCTCAGAGAACTAAAAGAGGCTGAAATACCCATTATTTTTTGTTCAGCTAAAACCAGGAGAGAACAGGAGAAAATAAGGGAAAAGATGGGAATATACCACCCATTCATAGTAGAGGATGGATCGGCGATCTACATCCCCAAAGGATACTTCAAAGAAACAAAAGGTAAACCAATAAACAATTATGAGATTATTGTTCTAGGCACAAAACTTGAAAATATAATCAAGGAAATCCAGAAGCTGCAAAAAAAAGGATATAAGATAATAGGCTACCAGGACATGACCCCAGAAGAAATCGCAGAGATTACAGGACTAAGCATCCATGATGCCAAACTCGCCAAGAACAGAGAATTCAGCGAAACCATCATAGAATACGACGAGGAAGGATTAGAGAAACTAAAAAGAAAATTCAACGTCCAAATAGGGGGCAGATTCATACACGTCTTCGGCAAAGGAGCTGATAAAGGCAAAGCCATAAAAATCCTCACAAAATTCTACAAGGAAGAACATGAAAAAATTAAAACAATAGGCATAGGAGACTCATATACAGATGAACCACTCCTAAAAGCCGTGGACATCCCAGCACTAGTAAAAGGATACAATGGCCAATGGGCCCAAGTAAATGTGAAAAACCTCTACTATGCAAAAGAGGCCGGCCCAAAGGGTTGGGCAGAAACCATGAAAAAATTCATCCCCAAGGTGAAATAA